CTTCTTTTAGTTTAATCGCAATTTCAACGTCAGCACTTCTTTCTGGAGCTTCGTCCGTTTCGTAATATTCGTTTTTAACATACTTCCCAGCTAATTCGCCCATCTCGGAAACGAATTTTCCTTGCATGTCTACAAGTGGGACTGGGTTTTCTTTTTCATCTAAAACCATCATTCCAGGAACGCCAGCTTCTTTGGCAACACGCGCATCATCCGCTCCAAAAGTTGGTGCAATATGAACAATACCTGTACCATCTGAAGTGGTAACAAATGCTCCTTCAATTACTCTAAAAGCTTCTTCTGGATTCTCATGAGGAAGCGTGTATGGCAATAATTGCTCGTACTTCATTCCTACTAAATCGGATCCTTTGAATTTCCCAACTACTTCAAAAGGGATTTTTTTATCTCCCGCAGTATAATCAGCCAAGTTCAATTCGCTGTTGTAGATTCCACTAAACCATTTTCCAACTAGATCGATAGCTACGAGAACTTTAACCGCTTCAAATGTGTACTGGTTAAAAGTTTTGATGACCACATACTCAATGTTTTTTCCAACGGCCAAAGCAGTGTTGGAAGGTAAGGTCCAAGGTGTGGTTGTCCAAGCTAAGAAATAAGCGTTCTCATCTGATTCAAAAAGCACTTCAGATTTATCATCGCGGATAATTTTAAACTGAGCGGCGATAGTTGTATCCGTTATATCCTTATAACATCCCG
Above is a window of Flavobacteriales bacterium DNA encoding:
- a CDS encoding class I tRNA ligase family protein, with amino-acid sequence MLKKYTEYKALDLPSIGKEMLDKWEAENTFDKSIANRDGAEPFVFYEGPPSANGMPGIHHVMARAIKDIFCRYKTLKGFQVNRKAGWDTHGLPVELSVEKELGITKEDIGKKISIADYNKKCSEAVMKYTEVWNDLTRKIGYWVDMENPYVTYETKYIESVWHLLSKLYNKEYIYKGYTIQPYSPAAGTGLSTHELNQPGCYKDITDTTIAAQFKIIRDDKSEVLFESDENAYFLAWTTTPWTLPSNTALAVGKNIEYVVIKTFNQYTFEAVKVLVAIDLVGKWFSGIYNSELNLADYTAGDKKIPFEVVGKFKGSDLVGMKYEQLLPYTLPHENPEEAFRVIEGAFVTTSDGTGIVHIAPTFGADDARVAKEAGVPGMMVLDEKENPVPLVDMQGKFVSEMGELAGKYVKNEYYETDEAPERSADVEIAIKLKE